From Anopheles darlingi chromosome 2, idAnoDarlMG_H_01, whole genome shotgun sequence, the proteins below share one genomic window:
- the LOC125949305 gene encoding delta-1-pyrroline-5-carboxylate dehydrogenase, mitochondrial, with the protein MFSVCKSPAGATLVASMQRYGFRAISSSILSNPKLSEFPLENEPVLGYKKGSKERKELEVALKKTAAKMEDVPIIIGSEEFRTKQVQHQVMPHNHKHKLAQFYWADQKLVQKAIKTATETQVKWDRTPLEERIRIWQKAADLMAGPYRQELNAATMLGQAKTVIQAEIDSAAELIDFIRMNTFYLKEACKYQPISENPKVTKNSIRFRGIDGFIAAVSPFNFTAIGGNLAYTPALMGNGVLWKPSDTALLSNYVIFKIMREAGVPPGVVNFIPTDGPVFGDTITASPHLAGINFTGSVPTFNRLWRQVGDNINIYNNFPRLIGECGGKNYHFVHPSADVGSVVNGTIRSSFEFCGQKCSACSRMYVPESLWPKVKDGLLSIRDTLKVGDVTDFSNFTSAVIDDKAFARIKSYIDHARSSKNLTIIGGGKYDDSKGYFIEPTIVQSNDPTDRIMTEEIFGPVLSIYVYKDKELDSAMKLVGGTTRFALTGAVFAQDEAFLKRALDEFKMTAGNFYVNDKSTGSVVGQQPFGGGRMSGTNDKAGGPHYVLRWATPQSVKETFVPLEEIDYPYMRE; encoded by the exons aTGTTCAGCGTCTGCAAGAGCCCTGCCGGGGCCACCCTGGTCGCTAGCATGCAAAG GTATGGCTTCCGGGCGATCAGTTCCTCTATTCTTTCGAACCCGAAACTATCCGAGTTTCCGCTGGAAAATGAACCGGTACTCGGTTACAAGAAGGGATCGAAGGAACGCAAAGAGCTGGAGGTGGCACTCAAGAAGACGGCTGCCAAGATGGAGGACGTGCCGATCATTATCGGATCGGAGGAGTTTCGTACCAAACAGGTCCAGCATCAGGTGATGCCGCACAACCATAAGCATAAGCTGGCACAGTTCTACTGGGCCGACCAGAAGCTGGTCCAGAAAGCGATCAAAACGGCCACGGAAACGCAGGTGAAGTGGGACCGTACACCGTTGGAGGAGCGTATTCGCATCTGGCAGAAGGCGGCCGACCTGATGGCGGGCCCGTACCGGCAGGAGCTGAATGCGGCGACCATGCTGGGCCAGGCGAAAACCGTGATCCAGGCGGAAATCGATTCGGCTGCCGAATTGATCGATTTCATTCGCATGAACACCTTCTACCTGAAGGAAGCGTGCAAATATCAGCCGATCAGCGAGAACCCAAAGGTTACGAAGAACTCGATACGATTCCGTGGTATCGATGGGTTCATCGCCGCCGTTAGTCCCTTCAACTTCACTGCCATCGGTGGTAATCTGGCGTACACGCCCGCTCTCATGGGCAACGGTGTGCTGTGGAAACCCTCCGATACTGCGCTGCTCTCGAACTACGTTATCTTCAAGATTATGCGCGAAGCCGGTGTTCCGCCCGGTGTCGTGAACTTCATTCCAACCGATGGGCCAGTGTTTGGTGATACGATCACCGCTTCGCCACACCTGGCCGGTATCAACTTCACCGGTTCCGTACC GACGTTCAATCGCTTGTGGCGTCAGGTTGGCGACAACATCAATATCTACAATAACTTCCCTCGCTTGATCGGCGAGTGCGGTGGCAAGAACTATCACTTCGTGCATCCGTCGGCGGATGTGGGATCGGTGGTGAACGGTACGATTCGGTCATCGTTCGAATTCTGTGGCCAAAAGTGTTCCGCCTGTTCGCGCATGTACGTGCCGGAGTCACTGTGGCCGAAGGTGAAGGATGGACTGCTTTCCATTCGCGATACGCTCAAGGTGGGCGATGTGACCGATTTCAGTAACTTCACGTCGGCCGTTATCGATGATAAGGCGTTTGCGAGGATCAAATCGTACATCGATCATGCGCGTAGCTCGAAAAATCTGACCATTATCGGTGGTGGCAAGTATGATGATAGCAAGGGTTACTTCATCGAACCGACGATCGTACAATCGAACGATCCAACCGATCGCATTATGACGGAGGAGATCTTTGGCCCGGTGCTGTCGATCTACGTGTACAAGGATAAGGAGCTTGACAGTGCAATGAAGCTAGTCGGTGGCACCACCCGATTCGCACTCACTGGTGCCGTGTTCGCGCAAGATGA AGCGTTCCTGAAGCGGGCTTTGGATGAGTTCAAGATGACGGCCGGTAACTTCTACGTCAATGATAAGTCTACCGGTTCCGTGGTTGGTCAGcaaccgttcggtggtggtcgtatGTCAGGCACAAACGATAAAGCCGGCGGTCCGCACTATGTGCTACGGTGGGCGACACCGCAATCGGTGAAGGAAACGTTCGTTCCGCTCGAAGAGATCGATTATCCTTACATGCGCGAGTAA